AAAAACATAGATACCGGCATAGGAAGGATTCCGTATCAGACCGAGAACACGTCCGTGACTCAGGCGCCCCCAGATGAGTCGACCTGCCCAGGCACCTCCGTAGGCACGCTTGGGAAAGCGCAGGCCCTCTTCGGCAAAGCGCTTGACAACCGCGTACGCGCTGCCGGTCTCCTGAAACAGACGAAATGCGAGTTGCACGGCACCGCGTACCTCGTCATCGGGATCCAGGACGATGCGGCCGTCATCGCCATAGCACAAGCCGACGGGCAGTGGAAAGCGCAACTCACCCTTCTTCGCCTTGTTGAGTTTGCCGCCCTGGAGGCGGCCGCGCAAGAAGTGCAGTTCGGCCTGTGCCATCGTACCTTTGAGACCAAGTATCAGGCCGTCGTTGAAGTCGCCCGCGTCGTAGCAGCCATCGGCGTCGATCACGAGCGTATGGGTGAGCGCGCACAGCTCGAGCAGGCGATGCCAGTCCAGATTCGAGCGTGCCAGGCGGGAAACCTCCAGTGCGAATACAGCACCCACGTTTCCCATCGAGACGTCCGCTACGAGGGTCTTGAAGTCCTCGCGGCCCGTCATCTGCGCCCCCGATTGACCGAGATCGCGGTCCAGGACCCGGATCGCCGTCTCCGGCCAACCCAGTGCCAGCGCTTTGTCGCGCAACGCGTATTGACGCTCGGTGCTCTCCTGATGGTGCCGTACCTGGGCCAGCGTACTTTGGCGGATATAGATGTACGCCGGTTTGCTTTGATGTTGGGGGGTGATCTTGGTGTTCATCGAAGGCCTCCTCGGTCAGCTCCAGCTCGGGCTCGGCGGTGAGCCAGGCCTCGAGCATGTTGGCGATGAGTACGCCGGCCGATTGCGGATCGATGAAGTTGGCGAGCGACAGAGACGACTGGCTCACCGGCGCCCCTCAGAGCGCCTCGCGGCGGCGCAATAGTTCGCGGTTGATCTCGCAGATCTCCTCGATGATCTCGCGAACGCGGTGATAGTTCGCCAGGTGCTCGGCGACGTCGGTGTAATCGGCTTGCGGCACGTAGTCCATTTGCGGCCGGCGGCCGGGAAAGCTCACGGACAGGTAGTACTTGGGACCATGGCCGGGGCCGTCTGCACACTTGCAGCCCGGTTTGCCGCAGCGCTTGTAGCGCTCGATGAGCGAGCCGCGCAAGAGCGTCTCTAACGCTGGCATTTGCTTCAGCAATTGCGCTCGGCGTCTGCGCAAAGTGGACGACGGAATATCTTCCATTGGCGGACCACGTTGAAAACTGGTCTGATAGTAGGACAAGGAGATGCATTGATCAAGCTCCTTTGTTCGATGACTTCCTGGATCGGGCAAGCTGGTCGATCAACGTGACCAGCTCCAGCAACATGCCCAGATCGAAGCAGCATACGGGTGCGATGGCGTCGTCGTGGACAGACGGTGTGCCCCAGTCGGTCCATTCGCGCGCAATGCTAAAGCTGCCGCGATCTGTATCGCGCAGAAGCAGTGTCTCGGTGCCCCCGACGCGGCGGGCCTTCAGCACGGGAAAGCGTTGGCCCCTGAGGGGATGAAACGGATGACGGATCTCAGCCCATCCCAAATGCTCGTTGAGCACTTGTGCAGTTCGCGTTGACCGTCCCCACCGTATCTGATCGCGTGGCGCAAAGTGTCGTCAAGCTGATGATCGAGCCGAAGCTCGACCCGATATTCCATGAAGATTCATATGGATATCGGCCGGGCAAGTCGGCTAAACAGGCGATTGCCGTGACGCGTACGCGTTGCTGGAGATACGACTGGGTCGTCGAGTTTGACATCAAGGCGGCATTCGACCAGATCGACCATGCGTTGCTAATGAAAGCGGTGCGACGCCATATCAAGGAGAGCTGGATCCTGTTGTACGTCGAGCGGTGGCTGACTGCGCCGTTCGAAACTGCGGATGGGGCGAGTTTGCCTCGCACGCGGGGTACACCACAGGGCGGCGTGGTCAGCCCGATCTTGATGAATCTGTTTATGCACTATGCGTTCGATAGCTGGATGCAGCGGACATGGCCGCAATCGCCCTTTGCCCGTTACGCCGACGACGCGGTGGTTCATTGCCGCAGTCTGGTGGAGGCGCAATCCGTGATGCAAGCGATTGCAGCACGGCTGGGAGAGTGTGGCCTGACGATGCATCCGGAGAAGTCGAAGATCGTGTATTGCAAGGACAGTAATCGCACTGGCACTCATCCGAACGTGCAGTTCACGTTTCTCGGTTTTACGTTTAGACCCAGAGCGGCATCGAGCAAACACCGACGGCGATTTACTAGCTTTCTGCCAGCGGTGAGCAGCGATGCCTTAAAGAGGATGAGACAGGCCGTGCGAAGTTGGAAACTGCACCGACGAACACCGGCGACGCTGGGAGACCTTGCGCAGCAATGCAATACGGCGATACAAGGGTGGTGGAACTACTACGGGGCGTTCTATCGGGTGGCGATGCATAGGCTCTTCGGCTACATCGACCTACGGCTTATGCAGTGGGCTCGACGCAAGTACAAGAGGTTGCGGCAGCACAAGAGACGCAGTGCGGAATGGCTGCGCCGGATGAAGTTCGTCCACCCCAAGTTGTTTGTCCACTGGCGTGTCGTCGGGGTATCGGTTGGATAACGGGAGCCGAATGAGTCGAGAGGCTCACGTTCGGTTGTGTGTCCAGCTAAGGCTGGCGTGTTCAGCAGGAAATAGACCTGCCGGGGTAGAAGTCAGAAGCTCCGTAGCTTGGATAGCAGGGTGGCGGGAAACCAAGACTCTGAAGCCTATCGACGACCGTCTCCTTGGGGGACGTGCGAGTCATCGGGCCGTAATGAAGATGAACGTGGATGTGGCCTCGAAAGTGAAGAGACCCGAAGGCCGAGCCCGCAACCGAGAGGGCGAAGGCAGCATGGGTAGCCGAAATCTGACCGATACGGCTATTCCACTTCGGCGGGGTGGAAGCGACGGCACGATGACAAGGACATGCTGAGCAACTGGAGAAGCCCTCCTCGCCCCGGCGCGAAATCGCCGGAGCAAGGTAGGTCCTATAACCGGCGAACCCGGGAAGTGGACCGAAGGCGAGAGGGTGGCGGATGGGTCCGTACTAGCGGTGAAGCCGGGTAACGCTGGTGGAGCGAAGGGGCCCTGCTGTTTGTAACTTCCTCGACAACATGGGAGGCAAGGACGAGATGACAAAGGCGTCCAGCAGTTTGCAGGACCTGAGGCGGGGAATATACGTCAAGGCGAAGGCTGAACCGTCCTGGCGTTTCTGGGGTTTGTACGTCCATGTCTGCAAGATCGAAACGCTGCGCGAGGCGTATGCGATGGCCAGAAGGAACAACGGAGCGCCGGGTATTGACGGGGTGACGTTCGAGGCCATCGAGGCGCAAGGCGTGGAAGTGTTCCTTGCGCAGATACAGGACGAACTGACTGGGCGTACCTACAGACCGCTACGATCAAGGCGGCAGGAAATACCAAAGGACGGGGGCAAAGTCCGCGTCCTGTCGATTCCTGCTATCCGCGATAGAGTGGTTCAGGGTGCGCTCAAGCTCATATTGGAACCGATCTTCGAGGCGGACTTCCAACCGGGGTCGTATGGCTATCGGCCGAAGCGTACCGCGCATGAAGCTGTGCATCGGGTGGCAACCGCGATCGTTCAGTGCAAGACCCGCGTCATAGACCTGGATTTACGGGCGTACTTTGACACAGTTCGGCATCACCTGCTGCTTGAAAAGGTAGCGCGTCGGGTCAATGATGACGAGGTCATGCGTTTGCTGAAGTTGATGCTGACGGCATCGGGTAAACAGGGCGTTCCGCAAGGCGGGGTTGATTTCGCCATTGCTCAGTAACGTCTATCTCACAGAGGTAGACCGGATGCTGGAGAGGGTGAAAGGTTCCACGCGAAGCGGGAAGTACACCTACGTCGAGTATGCCCGTTTCGCTGACGATCTTGTCGTGCTGATCGACGCGCATCCTCGCAATGCGTGGTTGCTGAAGGTGGTGAGCAGACGTCTTCGGGACGAGTTTGCCAAACTGCAGGTCGAGGTGAATGAAGAGAAGAGTCGCACTGTGGATCTGGATCGCGCAGAGAGCTTCGGCTTTCTCGGGTTCGACTTCCGACGCCTGCGCAGTATAGGGCGACAGGTGTGGCGAGCGCACTACACGCCTAAGTTGAAGAAACGCACGGCGCTAGTGCGCAAGCTCAAGGAGGTATTCCGGCGATACCAGTCGCAGCCGGTGGATCGGGTAGTGCAACTGATCAACCCGGTGCTGCGAGGCTGGGTGAATTACTTCGCTGTTGGACATTCCAGCGAGTGCTTCAGCTTCATCAAGGACTGGGTGGAAAAGAAGATTCGACGCCACATGGGGCGATCCCGGAATCGTCGGGGCTTCGGCTGGAAGACGTGGAGTAGGCGCTGGCTATATGACGAACTGAAGCTGTTCAACGGCTACCGGGTTCGTCGTGATGCCGCACTGAAAGCGTCCCCGGCATGATAGGTCCCATAAATCTTGACGTGAAGCAGACAGGAAAGCGTAGTGCGGGAAAACCGCATGCTGCGTTTGACGTGGCGGGAGCTGGAAACGTGGCCATGGCAACCGGATT
This is a stretch of genomic DNA from Paraburkholderia phymatum STM815. It encodes these proteins:
- a CDS encoding DUF6788 family protein, which translates into the protein MRGSLIERYKRCGKPGCKCADGPGHGPKYYLSVSFPGRRPQMDYVPQADYTDVAEHLANYHRVREIIEEICEINRELLRRREAL
- a CDS encoding Y4bD/Y4pK family protein, encoding MLNEHLGWAEIRHPFHPLRGQRFPVLKARRVGGTETLLLRDTDRGSFSIAREWTDWGTPSVHDDAIAPVCCFDLGMLLELVTLIDQLARSRKSSNKGA
- a CDS encoding reverse transcriptase domain-containing protein, with the translated sequence MTKASSSLQDLRRGIYVKAKAEPSWRFWGLYVHVCKIETLREAYAMARRNNGAPGIDGVTFEAIEAQGVEVFLAQIQDELTGRTYRPLRSRRQEIPKDGGKVRVLSIPAIRDRVVQGALKLILEPIFEADFQPGSYGYRPKRTAHEAVHRVATAIVQCKTRVIDLDLRAYFDTVRHHLLLEKVARRVNDDEVMRLLKLMLTASGKQGVPQGGVDFAIAQ
- a CDS encoding group II intron maturase-specific domain-containing protein; its protein translation is MKGSTRSGKYTYVEYARFADDLVVLIDAHPRNAWLLKVVSRRLRDEFAKLQVEVNEEKSRTVDLDRAESFGFLGFDFRRLRSIGRQVWRAHYTPKLKKRTALVRKLKEVFRRYQSQPVDRVVQLINPVLRGWVNYFAVGHSSECFSFIKDWVEKKIRRHMGRSRNRRGFGWKTWSRRWLYDELKLFNGYRVRRDAALKASPA